A stretch of the Vitis riparia cultivar Riparia Gloire de Montpellier isolate 1030 chromosome 13, EGFV_Vit.rip_1.0, whole genome shotgun sequence genome encodes the following:
- the LOC117928004 gene encoding annexin D4-like yields MMEVKKATILVASIKRRKKKTNEEGRKIMSSPNESRTLAKAFSGILGVDEKSMLEILVKWHPEDLTTFRNENSSIFLKDKYFLFERWQDYHIAFLVKEFLRFQDVVVQWTMHPWERDARMARKALDGHPQTYGLLIELACTRSSDELLGARKAYLSLYGESIEEDVASRVEGIERQLLVALVSTYRYEGSRINDVAVRSEAIKLGITINRHGDKKKLFKDEEIVRILATRSKPHLKAVFKCYKETFNKNIEEDLDEPSLKDIIYCLYAPPMYFSKILDSAMKANANENEKEALSRVIVTRANVDMKDIAEEYDRQYKTPLTQKIEDVALGNYKDFLVTLVQRSLPKGSD; encoded by the exons ATGATGGAGGTAAAGAAGGCCACCATTCTTGTTGCCTCcatcaaaagaaggaaaaagaaaacaaacgaAGAAGGGAGAAAAATTATGTCTTCGCCAAATGAGAGCCGCACTCTCGCAAAGGCTTTCTCTG GAATACTTGGAGTTGACGAGAAATCAATGCTGGAGATCTTAGTAAAATGGCATCCAGAAGACTTAACAACTTTTAGGAATGAAAATTCTTCCATCTTTCTTAAGGATAAATACTTCTTGTTTGAGAGATGGCAAGATTATCATATTGCATTTCTAGTAAAGGAATTTCTGCGTTTTCAG GATGTTGTGGTGCAATGGACCATGCATCCTTGGGAAAGAGATGCTCGCATGGCAAGGAAGGCTTTGGATGGACACCCTCAAACATATGGCTTACTCATTGAACTTGCATGCACTAGATCATCAGACGAGCTCTTAGGAGCTAGGAAAGCATACCTGTCCCTCTACGGTGAATCCATCGAGGAAGACGTTGCTTCCCGAGTTGAAGGCATCGAACGCCAG CTTTTGGTAGCACTTGTAAGTACGTACAGATATGAAGGATCACGAATTAATGATGTGGCAGTTAGATCAGAGGCTATAAAACTTGGTATAACCATTAATAGACATGGTGATAAGAAGAAGCTattcaaagatgaagagattgtaAGGATTCTAGCAACAAGAAGCAAGCCTCATCTCAAGGCCGTCTTCAAatgttacaaggagacttttaACAAGAACATTGAAGAG GATCTTGACGAGCCAAGTTTGAAGGACATAATTTATTGCTTGTATGCTCCTCCGATGTATTTCAGTAAG atTTTAGATTCGGCAATGAAAGCTAATgcaaatgagaatgaaaaagaagCCCTAAGTCGAGTTATTGTAACCCGAGCCAATGTTGATATGAAGGACATTGCTGAGGAATATGATAGGCAATATAAAACTCCTCTAACCCAGAAGATTGAAGATGTAGCTCTTGGAAATTATAAAGATTTCTTGGTCACGTTGGTCCAAAGATCTCTGCCTAAAGGAAGTGATTAA
- the LOC117928250 gene encoding annexin D4-like codes for MNDVAIESDAQKLNKAIRNGDNTMLIKDEEIVRILTTRSKLHLEAVFKCYYDDFGKDIEEDLSEESGLKDTIYCLCAPPACFSKILDSAMKANVSKNEKEALTQVIVTQTDVDMKDITEEYNKQYGTPLAKKIEDVALGNYKDFLVTLVQRALAKGSE; via the exons ATGAATGATGTGGCAATTGAATCGGATGCTCAAAAACTTAATAAAGCCATTAGAAATGGTGATAATACGATGTTaatcaaagatgaagagattgtaAGGATTCTAACAACAAGAAGCAAGCTTCATCTCGAGGCGGTCTTCAAATGTTACTATGATGATTTCGGCAAGGACATTGAAGAG gatCTCAGTGAGGAATCAGGTTTGAAGGACACAATTTATTGCTTGTGTGCTCCTCCAGCGTGTTTCAGTAAG ATTTTAGATTCAGCAATGAAAGCTAATGTAAGCAAGAATGAAAAGGAAGCCCTAACTCAAGTTATTGTAACCCAAACTGATGTTGATATGAAGGACATTACTGAGGAATATAATAAGCAATATGGAACTCCTCTAGCCAAGAAGATTGAAGATGTAGCTCTTGGAAATTACAAAGATTTCTTAGTCACGTTGGTCCAAAGAGCTCTGGCTAAAGGAAGTGAATAA